A region of Toxorhynchites rutilus septentrionalis strain SRP chromosome 1, ASM2978413v1, whole genome shotgun sequence DNA encodes the following proteins:
- the LOC129779544 gene encoding uncharacterized protein LOC129779544 isoform X1, protein MVSTARFTLSLATLFVIASAAPSIKSGLSDLTGLVKEYHELYERMYQEKTELQQFARAGHQFMYRWINGDILKDIAIAHDEIQRKANETDEVIAEKLLAGGDEKCLLTQRSRLQEEQRAFGDGISECAANVSETKDSVGDTFQENLDILQRLTTSISEYMLWSFSMHNSVTQPERHVDTMLRAYYELELLWRESVLPTMQDNIDGMHAQGQDIVASHSNCLDGLIEKTDEHIERIRDDISLCPVPYKA, encoded by the exons ATGGTATCCACGGCAAGGTTCACTCTTTCGCTGGCAACGCTTTTTGTG ATTGCATCAGCGGCACCGTCGATTAAATCCGGACTCAGCGACCTCACCGGTCTCGTCAAAGAATACCATGAGCTATACGAGAGAATGTACCAGGAGAAAACTGAACTCCAGCAGTTTGCTCGAGCCGGTCACCAATTCATGTACCGCTGGATAAACGGAGATATTTTGAAGGACATAGCAATCGCACACGATGAGATCCAGCGTAAAGCGAATGAGACCGACGAGGTCATCGCGGAGAAACTGCTGGCGGGTGGCGATGAGAAGTGTCTGCTGACACAACGCTCGCGGCTGCAAGAAGAGCAGCGGGCATTCGGCGACGGAATCAGCGAATGTGCTGCGAATGTTTCCGAAACTAAGGATAGTGTCGGTGACACTTTCCAGGAGAATCTTGATATATTACAGCGACTGACCACCTCGATCAGCGAGTACATGTTGTGGTCGTTTTCTATGCACAACTCGGTCACACAGCCGGAGCGCCATGTCGATACGATGCTTCGTGCGTACTACGAGCTAGAGCTACTTTGGAGGGAGAGTGTACTTCCCACAATGCAGGATAACATCGATGGAATGCATGCTCAGGGGCAGGATATCGTTGCCAGCCATTCCAACTGTCTGGATGGCTTGATTGAGAAAACGGACGAGCACATCGAACGCATACGagacgacattagtttgtgtcCTGTTCCGTACAAAGCGTAA